The DNA window CACCCCCAAAGTGTTCCAAAACACCCTCAAAGTGCCCCACGGCGCCCCTGCGCCTGCactgccccacagctcccccagaGTGCCCGTAAAGCACCCCCAAAGTGCCCCGCGACCCCCTAAATTGCCCCACAGAGCCCCTGGGCCTCTGCATCCCTAGGACACCCCCAAAGTGCACCTGAAACACCCCCAAAGCGTCCCACGGTGCCCCagggccgccgctgccccccagagcgctccgtgtccccccccaaaaGCGGCCCgcgggggcccggcccccccaacaccccaagCGCCAGCAGCTCCCCCGAAGCGCCCCCAAAacacacccaccccctcccccgaATagccccccggggctcccgcccCTCGGCCGCCCCACGGCTCGCCCCCagcgccgccgcagccccccccggcccccccgggcgcccctggccccggccccgcactcaccgcggccccgctgccgccctcccgcgccgcgccgcgccccgccgccccgccccgcgccgggccACGCCCCCTCGGGGCAAAGCCACGCCCCTCCACAAAGACCACGCCTCCTAGACAGGccacgccccccgccccccccccccgccacgccccCAGGCGGGAAGGGGATCGGGAtacggggcgcgggggggggttGCGTGGGGCAGCCGTGGTGCGGGGGACCCCACCCCCACCTCGGGGCTTTCCATCCCCCAAAACAGCCCCAGACCTGCGGGGGAAGGTCGACCCCGAGGATATGCCCCCCCCGATTATctggggagcccagcagcccGACAAGGCGGGCTGGAAGGGGGGGCCTCTGCCCCATTTGACATCAtaccccccatctccccccctcTGTGAGATGGAGCAGCAATTGCCGCTCTCCAAGAGCTCCAAActgggggaaaagggagaaaaaataaacctACATCAACCCACCCGCAGCCTGGGGAGCCATGGGTGCCCACCTGTCCCCCAGGGTCTGGGATCACCCAGGGTACCCCCCCCAGGCTCCATCACCCGCTCCCAGCCCCAAGGAGGGATGGGTGGGAGATGGGGGGTCCTGGTCACCCCACTTCCACACCATAGCCCCGTGACAGCATCCACCCTGGGCTAGACTGGGTGAAATGGGGGCCAAGGAGCTGTAGAGGGCCCTCAGGCTGAGGTGGGacacccacagcccccacccGTGCCACCATGCACACCCTGACCCAGCTGTATTGGGGCCtggctcccccccatccccctgcctTACCTCTGCTTCGCCGTGATCCTCCTCCATCACACCCAGCCTGCCCTGAGGGGGGGCTCACACCTGCACCaacagcacccaagggtgctctcggggagagctggtGCACCCCGGAAACCCGGGGCTGGGTGTGtactgcctgccccagcccctcattATGGCTCAGGTTAAAACTATGCCCGGCGCGGAGGCTGGTAATAACCCGTGTGCCAGGGCGGGATGCTCTGCACAGCAGGGACAGCCTCCGCACCGCATCCCCCCAGTCCTCTGGgggccaccccctccccaaccaGGGTCCCCCAGTCACAGGGACAGTGGCACAGAACAGCACTcacatttatgttttattaaaactaggaagggaaaaaacccaaagggaTGAGACCAAGATCCGGCCGTGGACTTGTCCTACCACGGCGAGGACTGGCCAGGTCACAGTATTTGCTGCCCGTAGCTGCCCGTAGCCCAGAGGGTATGGGGgtggccgccccctccccagtcAACAGAGCaaagcagggctgctccccccgAGGTTTTACTGCTGGTGATGCCCCCCGGGAAAAGGGGACGGGGGAGACCCTGAGCAAAGGGGGCTGGGTCAGGCGTTAGCCAAGCAGGCAGAGCTGGCGAGCGCCACATCGCACCTACACACCAGCGCTGCCTTCAACCCGCCACAAGCAGTGATGCCACAGGAGTCCAGCTCCCACCCTCCCATCATGTCCCACGGGGAGCGCACAGCTCCAGGGCGGGAGCCACCCACAGTCTCCCACACTTCTCTCCACCACATTCCCCTTGCTGGCTCCATCCCAACCAGGATTGAGCCCAGAGACGCCCAACCCATGACAGGAGGGTTCCCACCACGTGTCCTTCTGCAGTCGCTCCTGCCAGTGACAGCTCAGGGTTTCAGCTCCATTTTAGCCACCATGTAACGACCTGCCGCAGGTCCAGTGATCCCCAAGTCCCGGGGCTGCAGGTCACTGCCCCCCATCACCCAGCCCACACTGACTCCGCTCCCCCCGCTGTGCTCTCAGCACTCAGTGCCAGCACGGAGTGGCCAGCGTTTGCCAAAGCACCCTCCGCTGGCTGCTCTTCTCTGGAACAAGCCCACTCCTTCTCTCACAGTAGCCCCACATCTCAGAGACACCATGCTGGCGGCCAAGAGGCTTGTTTGTGCAGGAGGAGAAAGGGCCACAGCGGCACACGGCTGCTGCTCCCGGGGGAGAGGGGCTGGCGTACCCTagccccctgctcccagcaccagtCCCCGTCCCTCCTGACGGGCCGAGGAAGAGACCTGCCGGGCTCACGGCTTCTTGGAGGTTCCTGAGTCTCCTTCCGGAGCTTTCTTGGCAGCTCCCAAGCCTCCTTCTGGAGCTTTCTTGGCTAAAAGTGCCTTCTCCTCCTTCATCTTCTTCAGCCTGACCTTGCTTTTGCCAGTGGATGAGAAAGTGAGTGAGGCCTTGCTGAACTCCAGGGGGAAGACACCCACGTCCCCATCGAAGCGGTTCTTGGCCACCTGCAGGTAGCGCTTCCCTGGTCCCGTCATCAGCTTACGGTCCTGCAGGATGAGGACGTTGTCAGCCTCCTGGCTGGCCTGGGGGGAGAAAAACATCTTCAGGAAGGTACTGGGGACGCAGCCAGAGTCACGGGGTTTGGAGGTGCTCATGGGCTGCCTGTCTGGCTATTGGAGCCCTGTAACAGGGCATCCCACGCCACAACTCCAGCACCTCCCTGACACCAGCATCTTGACTTGTCCCGGGACATCCCAGAGACCTGCCGGGCCCgctgcagccacagcacaccCTGGGGAAACAGGGGGGCATGGGAGGGCTGTGCGCACCCACAGAGCACCTCCTGCCCACCACTGCAGGGTCACTGAGCATCATCTCAGAGAGTGGAGCACTCAGAGAGCCCATCCCTGCACCCTCCCCAGATCCTTCTTTAATTATCTCATACTACATCCCACTCACAGTCAATGAGCATTAATTAACTGCACATAAAGCCCCAACAAAGCTTTAGCTGGCAACAGATTTGCTCCCTGTGTGCATCTCCCTACCAGGGCCTGGCCAAATCGGGACTCCACACACCTTCAGCAGGTGACAGGAGCCCTGGGCACATCCTGTCCCTCACAGCACCTTTCTGGTCCCCAGTGATGTCTCAGGGTGCTGGTGGGAGCCAGGGACAGCTGCCCAATGTACCCCAGCCCCTTCCTGGGAACACGCTGTGCCCGAGGGGCAGGAAGGGCTACCCCAGCCCAGCTCACCTTGGCAGAGCCAAAGATGGAGGCTGTCTGCAGCTCCTTCTCATCATCCTCCTTGCGGGGATGGATGACCAGTGTGATGTGGCAGGTGTTGTCTGTGGCGAACTTGCGGAAGGCACCAACGATGTAGTCCTGGACAGCGATCCTGCCACAGCAGCAAGAACAGGGTCAGGGGCTGGCACTGCTCAATGGCGGGGGGCAACAAGGTGCTGCCAGGTTCAGCCCCACAGCAGGAAGCACCCAGGGGTCTGGGCTTGCTCTCCATGAGGCAGCCAGCCCACGCGGGAGAAGGGACAGGGCGTGACCAGGATCACAGGCTCGCCCTTTCCCACCTCTTCCTCTCCAGGGCAGTGATTGCCATTTAACAAAACAGGGCTGCCAGGCAGGACTAAAGGGGACACCCTGTGTGGGCACCCAGCCCCTGCCACGGCCAGCTCCAGCAACAAGGGtggcagaggaaggagggggCAGCTTGGAGAAGGGCTACCTGTCCACAGAGAGGTGCTCGTGTCCCATCATGAACTGGAGGTTGTCGACGACCACATGGGTGATGTCGTACATGTAAACAGCGTGTTGCATGGTGTCAATCACCGTCCTGGGTGGGGGGAGACCGGGATCAGCTCCCCGAATCAGCAAGGGAAAGGATGAGGATGCTGAGCCGGGCACAGGGAGAGGCGGAGCTGGGAGGCACCAGGCTGGCTCCTTCTGGGCCCTGGGCACATCCCACCTCCGCATCTCCTCCGTCGCAGGACAGGGGCAGGCCCATCCCTGCAGGTGAAGGCGGCTGGATCAGGAGGACCCCGCTGCTGCCCACACAAGTCCCTGCCCACTGTCCCGCAATCCCCCCAGCCCACAGGGACCCTCGGGGCACATGGGGACACATCCTGCCAGGTGTAGAGGCTGCTTTCAGAGCAGCCACCTAGCACAGGGACAGGTCCCTTCCTTTCACACCCACCCCAAAGGGAAGCTCTGACAGTCCCCACGACAGCAGGAATGAAGGTGCTTGAGCCACACAGTCCCCCCATGCAAACCCCAAGACTTGAACAGCCCCAACatgcctcctgccagccccaaaTCTGTGACCTCCTGCTGGGGAAGAGCCCAAACTCCCCAAGGCCCCGCAGCACATGCCACAGGGGGTAAATGCCACCGGGGATGAAGGCATGGGACCATACTTGATGTTCTGCTGGCCATGGAAGGTCATGAAGTAGAGTGGAAGGTCCTCAAAGCGATCAGCCCACTCGTCATACAGCTCTAGCTGGTCCTCCAGGCGCTGGGCGGCAAACTGCGTCAGCATGATCTTGGCCAGGCGGACGTTGTTGATCTCGAAGCTGCCCCACAGCGTGCACACCCCCTGCATGCACAGGTCCAGCGCGTACTCACTGATAAAGGTCGTCTTCCCACTGCCCGTTGGGCCTGGTGCAAGGGCAACGATGGGATGAATTAGCTGGGGGAGAAGATCTGACCCGTTCTGAATGTGCTGGAGGGTTGTTTAAAGGTGGAAGCACTGGGGAGTGGGATAAGAGCAGCCCATCCGCAGCGCTCCCACCATAAACAAGCAGCATCTCGTGCCAGGCTGCATGTCTGAGCACATGTGCATCACCTCCAGCAGCCAGCAAGTCCCTGTGGGGTGCAGGAAAAGTCTGGACAGCtggtggggggacacagagagGGCTCAGACAGGAGGTGGTGGGTGGGAGCAGGAGTAAGGTACACCACAGGACTTCCTGTGCCCAGGCAGGGGGCCTATCATCACATCAGCATGCTCGGCCCCACCACACCTAGGAACACACCCCAGACTCTTGTGTACCCCCAAGACAGGCTCAGCCAAAGCCATGAGTAGAAAGGGACCTGGAAGACTTGTGAGACATCACCCCCAGGAGGGTGAAGCCACCAAAGAGCCTGCTGCTCCCCCCATCCACCAGCATTTTGCCCATCACCTGTGAAGATGGTGAGCTCCCCTCTGCGGTGCCCTTTGAGGAGCTTGTTGAGCTCAGGGAAGCGTGCCCACTTGATACCGGCCACCTGCTCAGTGTTGACCAGCTCCCCGAACACCTCCTCACGCAGCTGCCGGAAGGAGACGATGGATTTGTGGCTGGCGGGCAGGGCAGCACGCAGGATCTTGGTGAGGTTCAGGCCCTGGTTCAGAGCCTCCAAGGGCCGGGGCTGCAGGTCTCCAGGGCGCACCAGGGAGCAGCGCTTGAGGCTCAGCTTGCGGGCAAAGAGCTTGGCGGCTTCCCAGGAGCGCAGGTCCTCGCCCAGCCACAGTGTGATGCGCTTGAACTGCTCCAGGTACGGGAGAagggcagggggcaggcaggTGGACCCCCGCGGCAGGGCCAGGCTGGCCACCCCTGTAGCCTGGTGAAGGGCCAGGGCATCCAGCTCCCACCCAGTTAAGACCAGCTCTGTGTCTCGGCGGCTGATCAGGGGCAGCCCAAAGAGATTGTGATAGGAATCGAAGCGGGGCAAAGTCTCTTCTACATAAGCTATCGCATCCCCCTTCTTCTCCACCCTCACGAGCTTCAGGCCCTTCAGGGTAGCATCACGCGGGCTGAACCAGGGGAAGACAAGGGACTTGGCAGTCCTCAGATAACGCACCCCAAAGCGTTTCAGGGTGGCGTCTGTCACCAGGGAGATACCGAACATGGCCTTGGTGTTGTTGGTCTCATCCTCATCCAGCAGCTCCGAGAGCGGCAGCGCCCGGTCCCAGATGCAGCGGGCATCCTCGCGAGCCTGTCGTGTGTCCTCCTCTAAGCTGGCGGGGGGAATGCCTCGGTGCTGCAGCTCCACGTTGGCCTGGAAGTCCTGCCAGGTGCCCTCGGCCAGGGTGGCCGTGCACAGGAAGCTGCCCGTGGTCTTGTCAATGAAAAGCGTGTAAGGGGGGTTGGTGGCCGCCGGCGGCTGGTCCTCCCGGGCGTCGGTGAAGAGGCTGGGGGTGTGCAGGCAGCTGTACCCGTCGTGGAAGGGGATGCCCTGGGCCCGCAGGTACTGCCGGATCTCGGTGATGGAGACAGAGGGCACGGGCCCCTCCGGGGAGGGCAGTACGTCCTTCTTGTAGCGCCGCTGGGTGAGGCGACCCGGCACCCCGGGGCTCAGGGAGGCTCCCTTGCTCCTCACCCCCCCGCACAGCAGCGGCAGGAGGCGGCCGACGGCTCTGCCGGGCCGCAGGGGCACCACCGCCATCctgcccgcgcccgccgccgcccgggccgcccCGGCACCCGCCCGCGCCGCTGCCCACCCGCATCGGCGGCTGCTCCGCGGCCCCCTCGGCCCCGCGCCGCTCAGGCCGCCGCCCTCACGTGGAGCCCCACGGACGCCGCCATTGCCTGACCCCGCCGCCGCGCTCACGCATAACTTCCGGGGCGGGCCGGAAGCAGACGCGCGCCCCTCTGCGCGCTTCCGGTTCCGGGTGAGGGCCGCGCCATGACGGGCCGGGGGTCGCCCAGCCGGTTTTTGGCGGCCGTCCTGCACAACGGCGTGGGCCGCTACGTGCGGCAGCTCCAGCGCCTGCAGCTCCTCTTCAGCCCCACCGCGGCCGACGCCCGCGGCGCCAGGTACCGTCGGAGGCACCCTGCCCgtctggggctggggggggagaggCCTGGTGACCCTTGACCTGGTGGGGAGGACCTTTGACCTGgctgtgtggggaagggggaaggcgctgctgccctctgacccacagaggtggcaggaggggaggggCTGTGATCTCCGACCTCATATATGTGGGGGAGGGACTAGAAGGCGACACTGCTGACCCCTGACctccggccccgcggcgcagggGCAGCTGGGCGGTGACCTCTGACCTGCAGGTGGCACATCCCAAGACCTCTGCGCTGTGACCCCTCCCGTAGGTAGGGCACCAGGGTGGGGGTGACCCCACCTGTGACCTGTGCCCTGGGGCGGGGGCTACGGTGACCTCCACCTTCTGACCCCGCTGGGGCTGACGGCACCCACACCCCCCCGCAGGCAGTTCGTGGAGGAGGCGGCGCTGGACTTTGCCCGGCAGCACCCCGATGTCGTCCTCTACATCAACCCCCGCtcctgcccggccccgctgctgctGGCTGAGTACTGTGAGTgtgggaggtttgggggggcaggatggggacagggccctccctgcccagccccggctctgTGCTACCTCTGCCCAgccgcaggcagggctgtgggctggggggggACCCCGGCCTGACCACCCCTCCATTCTGCCACAGTGAATGGGACGGTGCGGGAGGAGCTCATCGCCAGCAAGACAAGCGAGGAGATCGTGCAGCTGGCCACCAAGCTGGCTGGCCAGTCCGGCCTGGACATCATCCGCATCCGCAAGCCCTTCCACACCAACAACCCCAGCATCCAGGGCCAGTGGCACCCCCTCACCAACAAACCCTCCGCCCTCACCGTCCATGGCCCGCGCCTGCAGCCCCAATAAAGCCTCTGGCCCCCCATCCCACGCCTCTGCATCCATCTCTCCTCCTGCTCACAGAGAGACGCTGCCACACCACATCCAGACAGAGCCGCGTTTATTGCCAGGGGCACGTGGGGCTGTGCACGAGGGGTGCCAGACACAGAGGGCAGTGCTCCTCcttgggggtggggtgtgtgctTGGGGGTGGCTCACCCCCCCCCTTTTGCAGCAAAAACAAGGGGGGCGGCAGGATGGGAGAGCCCAGGCATCCAGCTCCTGCCTTTTCCCCCTAAGCTTTGCTCTTCTGGGGCAGGGGGGCCTGGGCTCCAGCCCATTAGGGACCCCAGGGACTGccacccccctcctgccccccctgcagggctgagctccAGGCAATGTCCTGATCCTGGAGGTCCCAGCAAGGAACACAGAGGGGAAGATGTGCACCCCAGCAAGTCTGTCCCTCCCCGGCTTCTCGGGTGTCACCACTCTGTCCCCGGGGCATGAGATACTTTTGTCACCCCAGTCCCTCAGGTTCCCCCAGGAGGCGGCTGGAGCAGAGGTAgttggggggatttggggacagTGGCTGCCCCTGGAAAGTGCCATGAAGAGCTGGAGGCCCCAGAAGGAGGCGGGCCCTTGTCCAgggctcctcctcctcactgttgGAGGATGTTTTCACTCCCACATGTTGTCCAACGGGAGACAGGGCTGTGCCTGAACCCCAGTTCTCCAACAGCACCACGCAGGAGGGCAGAAATATGTGGTGcccggggctgcaggggcacTGTGGACGTCggaggggatgggggtgctgCGCTGGTCCCTTGCCACGCTGCAGGGCACAATGGTGGCTGCCAGTCCTGCTGCCAGTGCAtcttgctgcctgctgctgcatcCTGCTCTTCCCATGCAGCGCCCTGGGGAGATGGGGGGCAGAGCCCTGTCAGGGTCAGAGCCCCTGGGGGTGCCACCTCCCCAGGGCACCCAGCCCTGCATTTCACCTGGGGGCATGTGCTGCTCCACCAGCTGCTCCAGGGCGTTTGGGGATGTGGGCTCCTTGCCTTGGCTCCTTCTCTCGCCGAATTGTCCTCTCCCGGAGAGGAAAACCTGGGTGGGGGGCAGACATGGGAgagcgggcaggggctggcagccaCCGAGGCTGCCCCCCCAACACGAGATGTGTCTGTggcccctctcctgcctgcaaGTGGGCAGCTGGGGGAAAAccacccccagccctgtcccgGGAAAGGACCCCACACCCTGTAAGAGGCACAGGCATCATctggcagcccccctccccatTCCTCACCCACCTCTCAGCAGCTGTCCGGCTCCTGTGTGCCAAGGGATGCCCAGCGGGGCAGGCCGAGTCCACGCGTCCACAACAGCGTCCACAACAGCGTCTCTCTCACGCCTGGACGGACAGACAGAAACTCCCCCTCCCCGCAGTGTCCACCTTCAGCCAGGCGCCAGCTCCTGCCTCCAGCTCGTGGCCACCGTCAGTGGGTTTTTATACATAAATAGAGCTCCCAAatttaaatagattatttttcttttctttttttctgtacagcaAGTCTCAAAAGTGAATGAAAAGCCGAAGGAATGGCCGAGtccgggcccggcccggctctgCCATCCAGGAGGTAGTTTTGCCTGAGTCTTGTAACACTGCTGGcagggggtgggagaaggggctggaggggaggagggtcCCGCtggcaggacccccccccccggcccctaCACGGAGCTCTCATCCAGCTTCTCCACCAGCTGCGTGTGTTTCCGCTTCTCCAGGATCTTGCTGAGCTCCTCGGTGAAGGACGCGCTGTAGAGCGGCGAGGCCAGcggctcctcctgctgctgcagcagcatgtAGCTGTTGCCGTTCATCTTGCGGAGGACATTGGGCAGAGCCCCCACGCCGTTGGTGAgctcggccggcagcggcggtggcggcggcagcgggggcacGGCAGCCGGCAGCTCCTTGACCGGGGAGGTGGCAGCCGTGGGTGCCTCGCCGGGGATGATCCGCAGGCAGCCGTCGGGGTAGGcgagctcttcctcctcctcctcctcctcccggcgGCCCTTGCGCAGGCAGTTGGCTGAGACGGTCTGCAGCTCCACGCTGGCCGGCCGCGGCTCCCCCAGCACGTACTtgcccttgcgcctctccaggCAGGACACGTAGAGGAGGATGGTGCTGAGCACGGCACACAGCACCACCAAGGCGACGATGGCGGAGACATAAGCCACCTTCACGTCGCCGGCTGCCTGGCTGGCAGCGTGGGGCCGGGCGGCATCTGTGGGGCCGCGAGGCAGCTCGGGCAGCACGGTGaggctgtaggcagccagcagtgTCCGGAGACCCCGCTCCTCCCCGTAGCAGCGGTACTCGCCACTGTGCCGGGGCAGCGTGTCCGTCACCAGCAGCCCGTCCACCCCGACACGCAGCCGGTCCTGCCCTGCACCCGGCGCCTCGCTGCCATTCAGCAGCCACACGGCTCGTGCCAGGTTGGAGCGCTGGTCGCAGGGCAGCAGCACGTCGTCCCCTTGAAGCACCGTCCGGTTCTTCCATGGCAGGGAGCCTGCGGGGACACACACCGCCTCGCACCCATCCCGGCCACCCTAAGGGACGCCGGCGTCCCACGGGGTCCCGAGGGAGGGCGCAGACTCACCCCGCCCAGAGCTGCTCCGGCATCCCTCGTTGCCACTCTGAATGTCCTGCACCAGCCCTGTGCTGCAAGACACGGGGGGCTTCAGCCACGCAGCCCCAGCTGAACCCACCCTTACGGGGTCACGGCCACCGGCAGACCTGCTGCCAGATGCCAGACCCttgggggtggcactggggtgaCCGTGCCAGGGGGTGATGTGTGGCAGCACGGGACGGAGCAGGTGGAAGGCTTGcgggctccctgcccgtccctaCCTGTCCGCGGCGGCGGTGGCGCGGCAGGCCCTGCCATCCCAGGCACAGTAGGGGTCCCGGGCGAGGATGCAGTCGTAGCAGGAGGCATACCTGGCGCAGGAGGCCAGGGGCACCTGCAGGATCCCGCTGGCTGCCCCCACATACAGGCTCCTCTGGGGGCAAAGGGCTGGCTCAGCACTGCCCTGGcatgctgcagctgggctgtggggtgccCCACAGTGCCCAGAAATTTCccactccccccagccccacagcaaagCTCTCTCTTGGTGGGGGTGCACGGCAAAGGGCCCCCAGCTCCAGTCAGTGCCAATGGCTGCAGCTGGGGCCGGGCAAGGAGGTGGAGGTCAGGCTGGTCCCTCTCCCCAGGCTGCCCTGCTGGGCTCTGGCACATATCCTGAGCTGGGGTGACCCAGGAGTCGTGTCCACCCAAAACAGCCCAATGGCAGCTTCTCAGCACAAACATGCCCCGTGTGTGGTGTCCCCCCACTTCTTCCACCCCTCACCTGGGCATGGGAGATCAccaggctctccacaggctgcGGGTCCCTGAACACTTGCACCTCCTCCACGATGTGAAGGCTGGAGCCCACCACCACGGCCTTGTGGATCCAGCCGTCACC is part of the Strix uralensis isolate ZFMK-TIS-50842 chromosome 7, bStrUra1, whole genome shotgun sequence genome and encodes:
- the TWNK gene encoding twinkle mtDNA helicase isoform X1; its protein translation is MAVVPLRPGRAVGRLLPLLCGGVRSKGASLSPGVPGRLTQRRYKKDVLPSPEGPVPSVSITEIRQYLRAQGIPFHDGYSCLHTPSLFTDAREDQPPAATNPPYTLFIDKTTGSFLCTATLAEGTWQDFQANVELQHRGIPPASLEEDTRQAREDARCIWDRALPLSELLDEDETNNTKAMFGISLVTDATLKRFGVRYLRTAKSLVFPWFSPRDATLKGLKLVRVEKKGDAIAYVEETLPRFDSYHNLFGLPLISRRDTELVLTGWELDALALHQATGVASLALPRGSTCLPPALLPYLEQFKRITLWLGEDLRSWEAAKLFARKLSLKRCSLVRPGDLQPRPLEALNQGLNLTKILRAALPASHKSIVSFRQLREEVFGELVNTEQVAGIKWARFPELNKLLKGHRRGELTIFTGPTGSGKTTFISEYALDLCMQGVCTLWGSFEINNVRLAKIMLTQFAAQRLEDQLELYDEWADRFEDLPLYFMTFHGQQNIKTVIDTMQHAVYMYDITHVVVDNLQFMMGHEHLSVDRIAVQDYIVGAFRKFATDNTCHITLVIHPRKEDDEKELQTASIFGSAKASQEADNVLILQDRKLMTGPGKRYLQVAKNRFDGDVGVFPLEFSKASLTFSSTGKSKVRLKKMKEEKALLAKKAPEGGLGAAKKAPEGDSGTSKKP
- the TWNK gene encoding twinkle mtDNA helicase isoform X2, coding for MAVVPLRPGRAVGRLLPLLCGGVRSKGASLSPGVPGRLTQRRYKKDVLPSPEGPVPSVSITEIRQYLRAQGIPFHDGYSCLHTPSLFTDAREDQPPAATNPPYTLFIDKTTGSFLCTATLAEGTWQDFQANVELQHRGIPPASLEEDTRQAREDARCIWDRALPLSELLDEDETNNTKAMFGISLVTDATLKRFGVRYLRTAKSLVFPWFSPRDATLKGLKLVRVEKKGDAIAYVEETLPRFDSYHNLFGLPLISRRDTELVLTGWELDALALHQATGVASLALPRGSTCLPPALLPYLEQFKRITLWLGEDLRSWEAAKLFARKLSLKRCSLVRPGDLQPRPLEALNQGLNLTKILRAALPASHKSIVSFRQLREEVFGELVNTEQVAGIKWARFPELNKLLKGHRRGELTIFTGPTGSGKTTFISEYALDLCMQGVCTLWGSFEINNVRLAKIMLTQFAAQRLEDQLELYDEWADRFEDLPLYFMTFHGQQNIKIAVQDYIVGAFRKFATDNTCHITLVIHPRKEDDEKELQTASIFGSAKASQEADNVLILQDRKLMTGPGKRYLQVAKNRFDGDVGVFPLEFSKASLTFSSTGKSKVRLKKMKEEKALLAKKAPEGGLGAAKKAPEGDSGTSKKP
- the MRPL43 gene encoding large ribosomal subunit protein mL43, encoding MTGRGSPSRFLAAVLHNGVGRYVRQLQRLQLLFSPTAADARGARQFVEEAALDFARQHPDVVLYINPRSCPAPLLLAEYLNGTVREELIASKTSEEIVQLATKLAGQSGLDIIRIRKPFHTNNPSIQGQWHPLTNKPSALTVHGPRLQPQ